The Thiorhodovibrio litoralis genome includes a window with the following:
- the ureA gene encoding urease subunit gamma, protein MDLLPQDKEKLLLFTAGLLAERRKERGVRLNYPEAVALISCAILEGARDGKNPDDLINASRRLLRQDDVMEGVAEMLPEVKVEATFPDGVRLICVSDPITA, encoded by the coding sequence ATGGATCTGCTGCCCCAAGATAAAGAAAAACTGCTGTTGTTCACCGCTGGCCTGCTTGCCGAGCGGCGTAAGGAGCGCGGGGTGAGGCTGAATTACCCTGAAGCCGTTGCCCTGATTAGCTGTGCGATTCTCGAAGGTGCTCGCGACGGCAAGAACCCTGATGATCTCATCAATGCCAGTCGCCGTTTGCTGCGTCAGGACGATGTGATGGAAGGGGTGGCGGAGATGCTGCCTGAGGTGAAAGTGGAAGCCACCTTTCCCGATGGCGTGCGGTTGATCTGCGTTTCCGATCCAATCACCGCCTGA
- a CDS encoding GNAT family N-acetyltransferase, translating to MELLPLHHSPEHLTTVAQWLYGEWGHLNKGSSVERAMAHLSKKPNRDGLPFSIIAKNNNDVIGIARLVLFDIGIRQNLHPWLSSVYVPPNHRHKGIGRQLCQAIVDVSRELSFQKIYLFTPNKTDFYAHLGWIRLEELEYRNEMVTIMYHENQPPLATDSDQFRAVISAP from the coding sequence ATGGAACTCTTACCTCTACATCACTCTCCTGAGCACTTAACAACAGTGGCTCAATGGCTCTATGGAGAATGGGGTCACCTGAACAAAGGCTCGAGCGTAGAACGTGCAATGGCCCACCTCAGCAAAAAACCAAACCGAGACGGACTTCCATTTTCAATAATAGCCAAAAACAATAACGATGTGATCGGTATTGCCCGGCTCGTTTTATTTGACATAGGCATTAGACAAAATCTTCACCCCTGGCTATCAAGCGTATACGTGCCACCGAATCATCGTCACAAGGGCATTGGACGCCAACTTTGCCAAGCAATTGTAGATGTATCGCGTGAACTGTCTTTTCAAAAAATATATCTTTTCACCCCCAATAAGACCGACTTCTACGCTCACCTAGGCTGGATAAGACTAGAAGAGCTGGAGTATCGCAATGAGATGGTAACGATCATGTACCACGAGAACCAACCTCCATTGGCCACGGATTCGGATCAATTTCGGGCCGTCATTTCTGCGCCATAG
- a CDS encoding two-partner secretion domain-containing protein, with product MAAHADIATDGTLGPMVELKGPNMTIGAELGQTHGGNLFHSFEHFNIPTKQSATFTGPDNINNVIGRVTGGTQSKIDGTLRSEVGQANVYLINPAGVVMGPNATVDVPASLHVSTADELRFQDGSRFSATDPSASTLTLAAPETFGFLGQQAAANLQINGSQLEVAPGETLSLSAGDIAIQGSTEQDASLTAAGGTLRLEAVGSAEAEVSVESPTLPDLSPEQAAPHLGRLDIAQAELETSGDGGGLISLQAGEAHLNEARLIAENQGATDSKGGIRVGVGGDFEAVDSDLWADTAAAGHAGRALIRAGNISLNASRITSDSYRNEALSLDGPIGAAGGVVISSDGSLRMEEGAVIRSSTGVESDAGAVKLVVVDLLEVLNGAQISSSAFAEGNAGDLDIAAGAVRLDDGGLEGEVTGIFSQANSDFSGDAGTVKLTVTNLLEVLNGGQIGSSTFAAGNAGGLYIAAGAARLDGGGLKGEVTGLFSDASSGSSGNAGTVKLVVTDLLEVLNGAEISSSTWSQGNAGDLDISAGSAHLDGGRLEGPWTRLFSQAIAGSSGDAGTVKLKVTDLLEVLNGAYISSGTFAAGNAGDLDITAGSAHMDGGGLDGQVTGLFNNAYSGSRGDAGTVKLVVTGLLELLNGAQLSSSTLSAGNAGDLNIAAGSARLDGAGLEEQLTGLFSDASSGSSGDAGAVQLVVTDMLEVLNGAEISSSTWSQGNAGDLDIAAGAARLDGGGLEGTWTRLFSQAISGSSGDAGTVKLAVNNLLEILNGAYISSSTFARGSAGDLDISAGSALMDGGGLEGQVTGLFSNAYSGSSGDAGTVRLVVTDLLEMRNGAQLSSSTLSEGNAGDLDIAAGAARLDDVGGEQLTGILSRALAGSNGDSGSVKLVVTNLLELLNGAGISSSTWSEGDAGRLDIHAGSMLMDDGGLEGQWTGLASNAYAGSSGNAGTIKLVVTDRLEMLNGAQISSSIWSKGNAGSLDVVAGSARLDDSALEEQATGLFSRTNSGSSGNAGRVTMKVDGLLEISNGAGISTSTSAVGNAGEVVVTAESARFDGEGLTDQSTGVYSRAKSDASGAAGTVTMNITGLLEVLRGAQISTETDSTGNAGDVQVQAGNLVLQDGEIISVASAEATGRAGQISITADKIGLSQGSLISIASLNPFIPASALDSTLEPLLLSVRGGQFDLKDSSIDASSSNQIPAATINIQADEMRIANSSRVSTESQLADAGHVTITGGYLWLQDSQITTSAEGALGNGGDILLAPKQIILDGGFVQANTAAAEAKGGDISIASEALIASDDQLEIGGIERQNFTPGSGRNVIQAAAPLGIQGEIALATPDLDITASLVPLRTPFQHSDAILDDLCRVVATDNRSHLIALERGGLPLDAIAPSQPTLTSERLERLLRTPD from the coding sequence ATGGCGGCCCACGCAGACATCGCCACTGATGGCACCCTCGGGCCGATGGTGGAGCTTAAGGGCCCGAACATGACCATCGGTGCCGAGCTCGGCCAAACCCACGGAGGAAATCTCTTTCACAGCTTTGAGCACTTCAATATTCCCACCAAACAGAGTGCCACCTTTACCGGGCCCGACAACATCAACAATGTCATCGGCCGGGTCACCGGGGGCACGCAATCCAAGATCGACGGCACCCTGCGTTCCGAAGTTGGCCAGGCCAACGTCTATCTGATCAACCCCGCCGGCGTTGTCATGGGGCCCAATGCCACTGTCGATGTGCCTGCCTCCCTGCATGTCAGCACTGCCGATGAGCTGCGCTTTCAGGACGGCAGTCGTTTCTCAGCCACTGACCCCAGTGCCAGCACCCTAACTCTGGCCGCCCCCGAGACCTTCGGGTTCTTGGGCCAGCAGGCGGCTGCCAATCTCCAGATCAATGGTTCCCAGCTGGAGGTCGCGCCGGGCGAGACTCTTAGCCTCAGCGCCGGCGACATTGCAATCCAGGGCTCTACCGAGCAGGACGCCAGCCTGACCGCCGCCGGCGGCACCCTGCGACTTGAAGCGGTCGGCTCAGCGGAGGCTGAGGTTTCAGTTGAATCACCAACGCTGCCGGATCTTAGTCCAGAGCAAGCCGCGCCGCATCTTGGGCGTCTTGACATTGCCCAAGCGGAACTGGAAACCAGTGGGGATGGCGGCGGCTTGATCAGCCTTCAGGCTGGAGAGGCACATCTCAATGAGGCTCGCTTGATCGCTGAGAATCAAGGGGCTACAGATTCCAAAGGCGGCATCCGGGTCGGTGTGGGCGGAGATTTCGAGGCTGTTGACAGTGATCTGTGGGCCGACACTGCCGCTGCTGGACACGCCGGACGGGCTTTGATTCGGGCAGGGAACATTAGCCTTAATGCGTCACGGATCACGAGCGACAGCTACCGCAATGAAGCGCTGTCTCTTGACGGTCCAATTGGCGCGGCGGGTGGGGTGGTGATCAGTTCGGACGGATCGCTGAGAATGGAGGAAGGTGCCGTCATTCGGAGTTCTACAGGTGTTGAAAGCGATGCGGGCGCTGTCAAGCTGGTGGTGGTCGATCTACTGGAAGTGCTTAACGGCGCTCAGATTTCCAGCAGCGCGTTCGCCGAAGGCAACGCCGGCGACCTTGACATTGCAGCCGGGGCCGTGCGCTTGGACGACGGCGGGCTCGAGGGGGAAGTAACGGGTATTTTCAGCCAAGCGAATTCAGACTTCAGCGGCGATGCTGGCACTGTCAAGCTGACAGTCACCAATCTACTTGAAGTACTGAACGGCGGGCAGATTGGCAGCAGCACCTTTGCCGCAGGCAACGCCGGAGGTCTGTACATCGCTGCCGGGGCCGCGCGCCTGGACGGCGGTGGTTTGAAGGGGGAAGTCACAGGTCTTTTCAGCGATGCCTCTTCCGGCTCCAGCGGCAACGCCGGCACCGTCAAGCTGGTGGTTACCGATCTGCTGGAAGTGCTGAACGGTGCGGAGATCTCAAGTAGCACCTGGTCCCAAGGCAACGCCGGGGACCTGGACATTTCAGCCGGCAGCGCGCACCTGGACGGCGGCAGGCTGGAGGGACCATGGACTCGTCTTTTCAGCCAAGCCATCGCCGGCTCAAGCGGGGATGCTGGCACCGTCAAACTGAAGGTGACCGACCTGCTCGAAGTGCTGAACGGCGCTTACATCTCCAGCGGAACCTTCGCTGCTGGAAATGCCGGGGATCTGGACATCACCGCAGGTTCGGCGCACATGGATGGCGGCGGGTTAGACGGGCAAGTCACCGGCCTTTTCAACAATGCCTATTCCGGCTCCCGCGGCGACGCCGGCACCGTCAAACTGGTGGTGACTGGCCTGCTTGAATTACTAAACGGCGCGCAGCTTTCCAGCAGCACCTTGTCCGCAGGCAACGCTGGAGACCTTAACATCGCAGCCGGTTCCGCGCGCTTGGACGGGGCCGGCCTGGAAGAGCAATTGACCGGCCTTTTTAGCGATGCTTCTTCCGGCTCCAGCGGCGATGCCGGCGCCGTCCAACTGGTGGTGACCGATATGCTGGAAGTGCTGAACGGCGCAGAGATATCGAGCAGTACCTGGTCCCAAGGCAACGCAGGGGACCTGGACATCGCAGCCGGCGCCGCGCGCCTGGATGGCGGCGGGTTGGAGGGGACATGGACCCGTCTTTTCAGCCAAGCCATCTCTGGCTCAAGCGGCGATGCCGGCACCGTCAAGCTTGCGGTGAACAATCTGCTCGAAATACTGAACGGCGCTTACATCTCCAGCAGCACCTTCGCCCGTGGCAGCGCCGGGGATCTAGACATCAGTGCCGGCTCCGCGCTCATGGATGGCGGCGGATTGGAGGGGCAAGTCACCGGTCTTTTCAGCAATGCCTACTCCGGCTCCAGCGGCGATGCCGGTACCGTCAGACTGGTCGTGACCGATCTCCTTGAAATGCGCAATGGCGCGCAACTTTCCAGCAGCACCTTATCGGAAGGCAACGCTGGAGACCTGGACATCGCAGCCGGAGCCGCGCGCTTGGACGACGTTGGTGGGGAGCAATTGACCGGTATTCTCAGCCGAGCCCTTGCTGGTTCTAACGGTGATTCTGGCAGCGTCAAGCTGGTGGTAACCAATCTGCTTGAATTACTGAACGGTGCAGGAATTTCCAGCAGCACCTGGTCCGAAGGCGACGCCGGGCGCTTGGACATTCACGCCGGCTCCATGCTCATGGACGACGGCGGGCTGGAGGGCCAATGGACCGGTCTTGCGAGCAACGCCTATGCCGGCTCAAGCGGCAATGCCGGCACGATCAAACTGGTGGTGACCGATCGACTTGAGATGCTGAACGGCGCTCAGATTTCAAGCAGCATCTGGTCGAAAGGCAACGCCGGCAGCCTCGACGTCGTCGCCGGCTCTGCGCGCCTGGACGATAGCGCTCTGGAGGAACAAGCAACCGGGCTTTTTAGCCGAACCAACTCCGGCTCAAGCGGCAATGCCGGCAGGGTCACGATGAAGGTCGATGGCTTGCTCGAAATATCAAATGGCGCGGGGATTTCGACCAGCACTTCCGCTGTTGGAAATGCTGGCGAGGTAGTGGTTACCGCCGAGTCAGCGCGGTTCGACGGCGAGGGACTCACAGATCAGTCGACCGGCGTGTACAGTCGCGCAAAATCCGACGCTAGCGGAGCGGCCGGCACCGTCACCATGAACATTACTGGCCTGCTCGAGGTGTTACGCGGCGCCCAGATTTCAACTGAGACCGACAGCACCGGCAATGCTGGGGACGTGCAAGTTCAGGCTGGAAACCTTGTGCTCCAAGACGGAGAAATCATTAGTGTCGCAAGCGCCGAAGCCACCGGCCGCGCCGGCCAGATTAGCATTACGGCGGACAAAATCGGTCTCAGCCAGGGATCCCTGATTTCCATTGCCTCCCTTAATCCTTTCATCCCTGCATCTGCCTTGGATTCAACCTTAGAACCCCTGCTCCTGAGCGTTCGTGGGGGACAATTCGACCTCAAAGACAGCTCCATCGATGCCTCCAGCAGCAACCAAATACCCGCCGCCACAATCAACATTCAGGCGGATGAGATGCGGATCGCTAACAGCAGCCGCGTCAGCACTGAATCCCAGCTAGCCGATGCTGGCCACGTCACCATCACCGGCGGTTACCTGTGGTTGCAGGACAGCCAGATCACCACCTCTGCTGAGGGCGCTTTGGGAAATGGCGGCGATATCTTGCTAGCGCCGAAGCAGATAATCCTCGATGGTGGCTTTGTCCAAGCCAACACCGCCGCAGCCGAGGCCAAGGGCGGGGATATCAGCATCGCCAGCGAGGCACTGATCGCCAGTGACGACCAACTCGAAATCGGCGGCATCGAGCGCCAGAACTTCACCCCCGGCAGCGGCCGGAACGTCATCCAAGCCGCCGCGCCGCTCGGCATCCAGGGCGAGATCGCCCTCGCCACACCGGACCTGGACATTACTGCTTCCTTGGTCCCATTAAGAACGCCTTTTCAGCACTCGGATGCCATTCTTGATGATCTGTGTCGGGTTGTAGCAACCGATAACAGAAGCCATCTGATCGCCCTCGAACGCGGCGGCCTGCCCCTGGACGCGATAGCACCATCCCAACCGACACTGACCAGCGAGCGCCTGGAGCGGTTATTGCGTACACCAGATTGA
- a CDS encoding serine/threonine protein kinase — protein sequence MNEDENASPLPPGTQVHELVIKEPLGRGGAGIVYAARHAILDQILAVKEFLPGALARRVRGFEVEPLPGQEKVFEGLRQKFLQEGRTLVELARPSPHPNIVQATDAFRANETVYLCMRFERGEPLDVILKAQGPLSEAELRALLVPLLDGLAHAHRHLVLHRDIKPSNILIRDDGSPVLIDFGAAHQERPGGPVSVVAQYTPDFAAPEQMLDGDQGPWTDIYCLAAACVYALTGESPKGMHFKLEPDGRLAGVDPRLLAALNAALHFDWTKRPQNVGEWCEQLGHAGLDLRAIRSEPALRTGQAGTESMAQTRTQAIGRLQVPASDATEALPLNRVPAPPPGAADATAVEEPGSGVAVGLGKQAKGPSQNLAQNSSRPARAVVLASVGLTTCLVAAAALWWWFAKGPEPSSTEAGLPPVALPEVTAERASSGDAGEAAQQQHPSNARPAVEDAPESRPETQSLPDMVDPVALVREFVSASNCAALTDVRLSKLDGELQLRLQGFVRDERELDRLEAMLRSARPDLNLDARDLAIAAPFCDIIGSLNRALETVPTHPGMPRLVLNHADRLYHQDQLLALTATQPGGAAGFLYLDFVDRHGGSSPLLPNAAVESNFLAPGARISVGAPTKTACNSAPEACFMASKPHGNNLILAIWSARPLEPDWHLSADDRDAMSALAEMLAEEGRYEGAGVTLGFQFVTTAP from the coding sequence ATGAATGAAGACGAGAATGCATCGCCCTTGCCGCCGGGGACTCAAGTCCATGAGTTGGTGATCAAAGAACCGCTCGGGCGGGGTGGAGCCGGCATCGTTTATGCGGCGCGGCATGCCATTCTCGATCAGATTCTGGCTGTGAAGGAGTTCCTGCCCGGTGCATTGGCTCGGCGTGTGCGGGGTTTTGAAGTCGAACCGCTTCCTGGACAGGAAAAGGTCTTTGAAGGATTAAGGCAAAAGTTCCTGCAGGAAGGGAGAACTCTGGTCGAACTGGCGCGACCTAGCCCACATCCGAATATCGTCCAGGCAACAGACGCGTTTCGTGCGAATGAAACCGTTTACCTTTGCATGCGCTTTGAGCGTGGCGAACCGCTTGACGTTATCTTGAAAGCCCAGGGGCCTCTCTCGGAGGCTGAGCTGCGCGCGCTGCTTGTCCCGCTGCTCGACGGCCTGGCTCACGCTCATCGGCACTTGGTGCTGCACCGGGATATTAAGCCTTCCAATATTCTGATTCGTGATGACGGTTCGCCGGTGCTGATCGATTTCGGCGCCGCCCATCAGGAACGGCCGGGCGGACCGGTGAGTGTGGTTGCGCAATATACCCCCGACTTTGCCGCGCCAGAGCAAATGCTCGACGGTGACCAGGGACCCTGGACAGATATTTATTGTTTAGCCGCAGCTTGCGTCTATGCGCTGACTGGTGAATCCCCTAAGGGGATGCATTTTAAGCTGGAGCCAGATGGTCGCTTGGCCGGAGTGGACCCGCGCCTGCTTGCCGCTTTGAATGCGGCGCTGCATTTCGATTGGACCAAACGACCGCAAAATGTGGGTGAATGGTGCGAGCAGCTTGGTCATGCGGGACTCGACCTCCGGGCGATTCGGTCCGAGCCTGCCTTGCGAACCGGGCAGGCAGGAACCGAGTCCATGGCTCAAACTCGGACCCAAGCGATTGGCAGGCTTCAGGTGCCCGCATCGGATGCGACCGAAGCGCTGCCGCTCAATCGGGTACCCGCTCCGCCGCCTGGTGCTGCCGATGCAACCGCTGTCGAGGAGCCGGGATCAGGCGTGGCGGTCGGTCTGGGCAAGCAGGCCAAGGGGCCTAGTCAAAATCTCGCACAGAACTCAAGTCGGCCGGCACGCGCCGTCGTGCTGGCCAGTGTCGGTTTAACCACGTGTCTTGTGGCTGCAGCCGCGCTCTGGTGGTGGTTTGCGAAGGGGCCGGAACCATCATCGACTGAAGCTGGACTCCCGCCGGTGGCATTGCCTGAGGTGACGGCTGAGCGCGCAAGCAGCGGCGATGCTGGTGAAGCGGCCCAGCAACAGCATCCGTCTAATGCTCGGCCTGCGGTGGAGGATGCGCCAGAGTCGCGCCCTGAGACGCAATCGCTACCTGATATGGTGGACCCGGTGGCGTTAGTCAGGGAGTTTGTGTCAGCCTCGAATTGTGCCGCCCTGACGGATGTGCGGCTGTCGAAGCTGGACGGTGAACTGCAGCTGAGGTTGCAAGGTTTCGTGCGGGATGAGCGCGAACTCGATCGGCTCGAAGCAATGCTGCGCAGCGCGCGGCCGGATTTGAACCTTGATGCGCGCGACCTGGCCATTGCCGCCCCTTTTTGCGACATCATCGGGAGCTTGAATCGGGCCTTGGAGACCGTGCCGACGCATCCGGGCATGCCGAGGCTTGTTCTAAATCACGCGGACAGGCTCTACCACCAAGACCAGTTGCTGGCGTTGACGGCGACTCAGCCCGGCGGCGCAGCGGGTTTTCTCTACCTGGATTTTGTCGATCGACACGGAGGAAGTTCGCCGCTATTGCCGAATGCCGCGGTGGAGTCGAATTTCTTGGCTCCTGGTGCGCGGATTTCGGTCGGTGCCCCAACGAAGACAGCCTGCAACAGCGCGCCCGAGGCCTGCTTCATGGCCTCGAAACCGCATGGTAATAATTTGATTCTGGCGATCTGGAGCGCGCGGCCACTTGAACCCGACTGGCACCTCTCGGCGGATGACCGGGATGCGATGTCCGCGCTTGCAGAAATGCTCGCTGAGGAGGGTCGCTATGAGGGTGCGGGTGTGACTTTGGGGTTTCAATTTGTCACGACCGCACCCTGA
- a CDS encoding OmpA family protein, with protein MSILIGSPGVISQAKAEEYMKRGATVDDYQQALGRVLERKRGIVTARERQQQAARQTPSPSHSSTGATRTASSGKPARIDTGVYIPDQDQERGNADGVSLYFGYDSAELTRAAQDELRKLGQALRAPEFAGVYWLIEGHTDASGAGDYNQRLSEARASSARRFLIETAGIAPDKLITVGKGESELYDSQQPAASVNRRVRLRPIGEESSQEAEKIAPAKDEDG; from the coding sequence TTGAGCATCCTGATTGGCAGCCCCGGGGTGATTTCCCAGGCCAAAGCCGAGGAGTACATGAAGCGTGGCGCCACCGTCGACGATTACCAGCAGGCACTCGGGCGCGTACTCGAGCGCAAGCGCGGCATTGTTACCGCCCGTGAACGCCAACAGCAGGCAGCCCGACAGACGCCGTCTCCGTCGCACTCCAGCACGGGAGCAACCCGAACCGCAAGCTCCGGAAAGCCCGCGCGCATTGATACCGGCGTTTATATCCCCGACCAAGACCAAGAGCGTGGTAACGCAGATGGTGTATCCTTGTATTTCGGTTACGACTCAGCCGAATTAACGCGCGCCGCTCAAGACGAACTGCGCAAACTCGGCCAAGCGCTGCGTGCGCCAGAGTTTGCAGGAGTCTACTGGCTGATCGAAGGTCACACAGACGCTTCAGGCGCAGGTGATTACAACCAGCGCCTGTCTGAAGCACGGGCGAGCTCAGCACGCCGTTTTTTGATCGAAACCGCCGGAATTGCGCCCGACAAGCTCATCACCGTCGGCAAAGGCGAGAGCGAGCTCTACGACTCACAGCAACCCGCGGCAAGCGTCAACCGCCGAGTACGGCTGCGGCCGATCGGCGAAGAAAGCAGCCAAGAAGCCGAGAAAATCGCGCCAGCCAAAGACGAAGACGGCTGA
- the sthA gene encoding Si-specific NAD(P)(+) transhydrogenase: protein MTTDKRFDTIIIGAGPAGEGAAMKLAKAGRQVAVVDAQPRVGGGCTHWGTIPSKALRHSIQMLADYRRNPLFAHSSGLIDVDFPQLLQAADAVIDAQVSTRYRYFQRNRVEILHGQARFVDPYQIEVSRPDGAIDRLAGENFVIATGSRPYHPPDVDFSNPRVLDSDSILRLKHTPRSMTIYGAGVIGCEYASIMSHLDVKVNLVNTRDRLLSFLDDEITDALGYHLREQGVVIRHDESYDRVEPDQDGVVLHCHSGKKLKTEILLWANGRTGNTDQLGLEMIGIEPNKRGQLEVNESYQTALPHIYAAGDVVGPPALASASYDQGRFVGTHIADGRCDWSLIDEFPTGIYTMPEISSVGRTERELTAAQVPYEVGQASFKSIARAQITGQTVGMLKLLFHRETLKILGIHCFGEQASEIIHIGQAMMSQPDDANNVQYFTETTFNYPTMAEAYRVAALNGLNRLF, encoded by the coding sequence GTGACTACCGACAAGCGGTTCGACACCATCATCATCGGCGCCGGCCCGGCTGGCGAGGGGGCAGCGATGAAGCTCGCCAAGGCCGGACGCCAGGTTGCGGTGGTCGACGCCCAACCGCGCGTCGGCGGCGGCTGCACGCATTGGGGCACCATCCCGAGCAAGGCACTCAGACACTCCATCCAGATGCTGGCGGATTATCGCCGCAATCCGCTGTTCGCGCATAGTAGCGGGTTGATCGATGTCGATTTCCCCCAGCTACTGCAAGCGGCCGACGCAGTGATCGACGCGCAGGTGAGCACCCGCTACCGCTATTTTCAGCGCAACCGGGTCGAGATTTTGCACGGACAGGCCCGGTTCGTCGATCCGTATCAGATTGAAGTCAGCCGTCCGGACGGCGCGATCGACCGGCTGGCCGGTGAGAACTTCGTCATCGCCACCGGCTCGCGTCCCTATCACCCGCCGGATGTCGACTTCTCCAATCCGCGCGTGCTCGACAGCGATTCCATCCTGCGGCTCAAGCACACCCCGCGCTCCATGACCATCTACGGCGCTGGTGTCATCGGGTGCGAATATGCGTCCATCATGAGCCATCTTGACGTGAAAGTGAATCTCGTTAACACCCGCGACCGGCTGCTGTCGTTTCTGGATGACGAGATCACGGACGCACTTGGCTATCATCTGCGCGAGCAAGGCGTCGTAATCCGCCACGACGAAAGCTACGACCGGGTGGAACCGGACCAGGATGGCGTAGTGCTGCATTGCCATTCGGGCAAAAAACTGAAGACAGAGATCCTGCTATGGGCCAACGGGCGCACCGGCAACACCGACCAACTCGGGCTGGAAATGATCGGCATTGAGCCCAACAAACGCGGCCAACTGGAAGTGAACGAGAGTTACCAGACCGCCCTGCCCCACATCTATGCCGCCGGTGATGTGGTTGGCCCGCCGGCCCTGGCCAGCGCCAGCTATGACCAGGGCCGCTTCGTCGGCACACATATCGCCGATGGCCGCTGCGACTGGTCGCTGATCGACGAATTCCCGACCGGCATCTACACCATGCCCGAGATCAGCTCGGTCGGACGCACCGAGCGCGAGCTCACCGCCGCCCAAGTTCCCTACGAGGTCGGCCAGGCATCGTTCAAGAGCATTGCCCGCGCCCAGATCACCGGCCAAACCGTTGGCATGCTGAAGCTGCTCTTTCACCGCGAAACGCTAAAAATCCTCGGCATCCACTGCTTCGGCGAGCAAGCCTCGGAAATCATCCACATCGGTCAAGCCATGATGTCGCAGCCGGACGACGCCAATAACGTCCAGTATTTCACCGAGACCACCTTCAACTACCCTACCATGGCCGAGGCCTACCGGGTCGCGGCGCTCAATGGGCTGAACCGTCTGTTTTAG
- a CDS encoding urease subunit beta yields MIPGEVLLAPGDIELNSGQSLLTVEVANNGDRPVEIGSHYHIAEANPVLEFNREAARGYRLAIPAGTTLCLEPGQRRMLDLVPYGGTRELYGFRGEVMGPIDAPPPAQEIAEPLQETAT; encoded by the coding sequence ATGATTCCGGGTGAAGTCCTGTTGGCTCCAGGGGATATTGAGCTTAATTCCGGTCAGTCGCTGCTGACCGTCGAGGTTGCCAATAATGGTGATCGGCCGGTGGAGATCGGCTCGCACTACCATATTGCCGAGGCCAACCCGGTGCTTGAATTCAATCGTGAGGCGGCACGTGGTTATCGGCTCGCGATTCCGGCCGGCACCACGCTTTGCCTGGAGCCAGGGCAGCGGCGCATGCTCGATCTGGTCCCTTACGGCGGCACGCGTGAGTTGTATGGCTTTCGCGGGGAGGTGATGGGTCCGATCGACGCGCCGCCGCCAGCCCAGGAGATTGCCGAGCCTTTGCAGGAGACCGCGACATGA